The stretch of DNA ACAAAACCCAAAACAGCAGGCTGCGAAAAGCAAGGGCATAGAAAGTATCTcttggaaataattaaaaatggattGCTGAAATAAAAAAGATTGCAAGATGAATTCAAGAAACCATCAGCACAGAGTGTAAAAAGGTAGTCTGAATGTATAGCAGAGGagaaaaaacagtttaaaaattaactttgtgTTTATGAGTGGGTATTTCTCAGTCATATTCCTGGAGTAGAACGTGGGGCAGCTGGGGCTCTGAGCTGTGTGTCAGAAATCGTTTGGGCCCATATGTGTTAGCTCTGGTCAAAATAATTTGAAACTCAATAATTcgcttttctttttatgaaactTGCCACTTGTCCCAAAAGCAAAAGGGGGGCAGGAATCTGTCTCCCTTGCCACATGAGCCCTCCCAGGTTCACCCAACTGCACTTCCACCCGTGTCCTCTATGGACTTCAGTTCCACTtcactgtgggccaggctggGCAGTGTAGATCTGGAGCTTGGGGCCAGCTGGAGATGGGGGTCAGCTGGAGAAGGGGGGTCAACTGGAGATGGTGGGGGTCAGCTGGAGATGGTGGGAGTCAGTTGGAGAAGGGGGGATCAGCTGGAGATGGTGGGGGTCAACTGGAGATGGTGGGGGTCAGCTGGAGATGGTGGGAGTCAGCTGGAGATGGTGGGGGTCAGCTGGAGATGGTGGGAGTCAGCTGGAGAAGGGGGGTCAGCTGGAGAAGGGGGGTCAGCTGGAGATGGGGATCAGCTGGAGATGGTGGGGGTCAGCTGGAGTTGGTGGGGGCAGCTGGAGATTGGTGTTGCCTAGGGTTGATAGTATAGGCTAAAGTTGTGGAATCAGATGGAACTTTGGGGTATGCAGGAGCTGGGAGTTAGACCTGGCTGGTTTTAAACATACTAGTCAGAAAAACAGAGATAAGGAACATGCATCAAGGCTTCCATGAGACTCAAATGAAAGAGCTGATGTGTTGCATACTTAGAGCCCTTCCTGCATGGAAGGCCAGCAGATTCTGACTATTTAACAGAATGAGCCCTGTTTTCTTCACCTCACTTTTAACTCTACTTTGGTGAGTTTTATACTTCTAactaaaaacactttaaaaatcattaagcTCTTGACTGTATGAGCAAGACACTCTCTGATTCTATTACCAGAATGGTCCTCCATTCTGAAgagaaagatgggggtggggggcgttcCTGTATTGTATATTGGCTAACttcaaacttgcagcaattctcctgcctcagactccttgGCGCATGCTGCCACACCAGGCTCCCTGTATGTCATTTTGAAGGTGTATGTGTTGATTCATTTATAAGCCATGGGCAGCTCTGTTCCTTGTGGCCTCTGACTTGGAGCCTCAGAGGGATTTGAGAACATTCTCTTTCTGTTCTGTGCTGGAATTCAAGCCTTGCTTCTGTGATGCACTCTCAGTGCTCATCTAGCTGGTTCCTTCCTTCTAGACATCTTATATACAAGTTTGTCCCCATTGTTGCTGCCAGCTGTCCCCTCCTGCCGACTCTGAGTGCCACACTTGGTTTTGCGAATCTAGCGTTCTTCTGGGGACACATTTGTTTCATGAATAAGCAAGTGCAGGAAGAATGCTGGCTGAGTCTGTTGATGAGCAGAGTTTGTGTCAGGCAAGAATCAGCATCCTTGAGAAAATACCTCCGCTGTCCCCTTGTCACACAACGTGTGACAGGGAAGTCACCATCTAGTGCTGGGAGAGGGTCCGCTTCTGGCTCTGGAAGATTCCTGGTGTGAGCCCACTCACAGGAAAGACTCGAAGCCAGGGGCCCTTCCACAGTTTAAATCTGTGCTTCTGTCTCCGTCTGTTGGATATCACTCCTTCCATGATCTAGTAAACGGGCCCCTGGCTTTCttcatctcctttcttttctgtaaatTAAGTCGTCTGATCCAACCTCTCACTCATCTCCACAGGGGAAAACTTCAAAGCATGAAGATGACTAAAAGAATTCTCAAGTGTTACAGAGCAAATGGAAAGGcctccgggttggggatttagctcagtggtagagcgtgtgcctagcaagtgtaagacCCCCAGTTTAGTCCTCAACTGGGGGAGAAGACAGTATCAGGAAGTGGAAAGTCAGCTTAGAGCTCAAGGGTCCAAAGTTCAAGACTACAATGCTGTGACagcaagggaagaggaaaaggggctgggatgtggctcggtgggtagggtgcttgcctggcatggaTAGAACCCTGGTAGCTCCTGGCACAGCATGAAACCAGGGGTGGTGGCATATGTGTATAATCCCAGTTataggaagatggaggcagggccAGAAGTTGAAGGCCATCTAGTTTCAGGCTAACCTGGGATACAGGAGAGTCTTTTtccagaaagggaaggggagggtagGAGGGAAAGGATGGacatggatggacggacagacacacacacacacagtgtgagaGAGAAACATTCCAAATGGCCAATTAATATTAAATTGCCACCCCCATTAGTAATCAAGGAAATTAAAATCTCAATGAGGACAAACCAGCTCCCTCTTTATTCATCTTGGGTTGGTACCCAGGGGACTAGAACAGAGTGCCACATGAGGAGGAGAGTTTCCTTGTCATTTTATCGAGGGTACCGTGATAGGACTGGTCACTTGGTTGAAAACATTGTCTCCATTACAAAAAAAGATGGATGTAGACATGATAAGAAATACCTGGAATCCTATAGTAGTGCTCATTCCTAAAGGCAGGAAAACAAGTTACCTTAGACTGCTGGGCACCAGCTGCCATCCAGGCCagtggaagcagagccagacagtggaGGGGACCCTGGGTAGCATGGGAAGTCCAAGCCTGCTCCCAACCTGAATAGCCTGAGGAGTCATGGCCCAGGAGGATCAAGGATGTGGGTAGGAAAGGGGACACTCAGGAATGGAGCAGCAGGTACAGAGAGAAGGCTGAGAGGATGTAAGAAAGCTCCTGGGCTGAGGCAGAGCTGGCAAAGTGGAGGGCCACTTCCATGTTGGGGTTGCCTTGGGTGGGCTCAAACCACTTCTGCAGACACCGTCCACTAGTCCTGCGCTCAGGACTGGCCTTGAATGTGTTGCTCCAAATCTTCTCACACAGATCAGCAGGGGTGGGGAAGTAATGTGGGAAAGGGTGGCAGGGCGCCTGGACTGGGCAGCGGTTCTTCCCTGTGGAGGTTGAGGATGGTCTCCTAACGTCCCGTTGTCCTGTCCCCCCATGCCCCCCCATCATAAGGGGACAGAAGGAGGTTTGCATCCTCACCCAGGCAGACGGGTCCACTCACCTTGACTCCAGTCCCAGCCACTGTGCCAGTTGGATTTGCACGTGTAAGATGAGTGGCAGTCTTTCCACCATTCCTCACACTCCTCCCTGCACAGTGGCACACCCCAAACTCGCTCTTCCTGCCTGTCTGGGACCACCtggtgaaggaagagagagaggaagataccTCACCCTTTATCAAGTCCTCAAGTGTGCACATTCTGTAAGTGCAAGGGAATGTGTGTGTGCccgagtggaggtcagaggacagcctcaagTGTTGCTCTGCAGGCATCATCTGTGTTGGTttagaggcagagtctctcactggccgggagctcaccaagtagcccaggctggctggctggcaagccccagggacccacctgtctctgcctcagcatgctgagattacagcagctcacctccacacctggcttctttatatgggttctgaggattgaactcgggttctcacgtttgtgtggcaagtgttttaccaTTTGAGCCATCTCCTAGCCCTAGGTGcttactattatttattaattgttattattattggaCAAGTGAGAACCATGAAGCTGAGTGGCTATTTGCTccaggctatacagtttgtaaatagaGGAGATGGAATCCATACTCAGATGCATCTCATTCCACCCAGCCTCATCCTACTGGCCACATCAGTCATGCTATCCTTCAGGGACAGAGGCAGCTTCCTCTTCATCCCTTTCCCGGGCCTCTGACTCTGCTCTTATCTCTAGAGGGACAGCATCTCCTATTCACACTCCACTCCTGTAGATGCCAGCCTAGGATTAGTGGAAGCACGTTGAATGggtctgcctcctgtctcctcaccGGCTGGATCCAAGGCCCCAGGTTGGGGGAACACTCGTGAAAGCAGATGGCCTGGATGAAGTGCTTGTGACAGACCGGGGTCAGCAGTCCACAGTGTGTCATGCTGAAGTTAAATAACAAGGATTCCTCCAGGTGGGCCTCCCAGCTTGTGGCGAGTGTGCAGCAGGCACTGTCCCGCCAGGGCATGCACTGAGGGGGACAGAGAAGCAACAGGCAGAGTGTAAGAGGCTGAGGTTGAGGGTTCTGGGCAGAGGGGTGTCAGGAGAGGGAACACCTTGAGCCCCCCTGTAGAGGAGGGACCCTGGGATCTGTCACCATGCACCTGAAGAACAGGAGGCACCTGCccactgccctccctccccttttcttcctgCCACAGAACACAGCTTCCTGATGTCAGCTCCAGGGAGGCAATACATCCAGGAGAGCAAATAGAAAGAAGTCGCCAGGAGATTCAGGCACCTGGGTTATGAGGAAGGGTAGGGAGGAACTTAGAGTTGGGATGTCCCTCCCCCCGTAACTGCCAATAGGAGACTGCCAAGTAAACAAATGAAGTGCTGTGTCTAGCCAGTACATGTTGGCAGGAAGGCTTGCACTGACCCATGGTTGGCCAACAGAGCCTCTGGGATCACCACATGGCCTGTTTCCCAGGTGGCCAGAGCAGCTCAGGAGCAAAATTCTGGATGAAGAAACTCAAACTAAGGAAGTAAATGATCAGGGCTGATGGGGTACAGAGGCCACCCTGCCTGTATTCCTTCTCCCTTAAGTCTAAGAAGCCATCTCAGCCCCTGGGTCAGTCCTTGTCCCTGTACCTCCAAGAAGAGCTTGTCTTCTGGGCCAGGCTCTCGCTTGTGGTGCTTGTCATTCATGCAGATGTTGACCGGCTTGTCCCCTGCCAAGGTGGGCATGACTGTCCACAGTCCTAAGAGGATCTGCCACCATTGTGCCATGACCTGCTGCAGAGAGGAGCCTGTGATAGAGGACATCCGGTCCCTCCACAACACCAGGCACTAAAGATGGGGTAGGGGCTCCAAGGCTCCCTTAAGTTGCTGGAACATCCTGGCTGCTCCTAGAACTTTCTGTATAGAGCAGCACCAGAGACTGTCAAGGCACGTAGAATAATACTTGGATCTGACAGCCCACTACCAACCTTGCAGAGATGCAGAAACCAAATGGAGCaacaaggggaaagaaagaaaaatggaaacaacagCTCTGAAGAGGAGGGCGGGTGGGGAATGGTTCCAAGCCATGACCACTCAGTGATGCACACACTGGGAGTATAGAGCTTCAGTCCCAGCCCACAGCCAGCCTCTTGGCCAAGTAACCAATTCCCAGTAAGCAGATTCTCCTGTGACCAAAGGACATGGTGGGGTGGCCATGCAAACCTTTTCCATCAAGTGTAACCCTAGTTCTTTCCCTAGGGGGGGTCCACACAGGTCCACAGCTCCTCAGAGTAGCTCACCCCCTGTCCCTCCAACTGGAGTCCTCTTCTTAGAGTAGCAGCTCACTTCAGCCCCAGTCTATCTCAAAGCCACCCTAAGCATCAGGTGGGCCGGCCAATGTTAGGAACCCTGCTGGCCTCTCGGAGTCAGGGGCCCATCCAGGCATGAGGATGTGAGGCGCCTTCCCCTCTAAGCCCTCACCCTAGCACAGGAGCAGGGAGGCTGGCCTGTACCTTGATGCCTGTTGATTATTGCATTCCCAGTTCTCTTCTAGGTTGTTCTGGCagtgtgggaggtgggggtggacaGAGAGATCTCCCTCTGCCAAAGCAAAGGAGCACCCTGCTTCTGGAATGCCCCCCTTCAGTCCTCACCACCCAGGACCTCACAGCTCCTCTGTCCCCTGGGCCTAGTGGAAACCTGCTCTAGACATAGGCAATCTAGCCTCAGACATCCTGGGGATTGGAGACCCAGACTCCACTGCAGAACCCATCATCAAGTCTAAGCCAAGGCTGTTCTCCCCACAGCGCCAGAACAGATATTCTCAAACTAGGAAGGtaagatggagagaggaagatggcAGCCCTTTTGGCATTCTCTTCAGACTTACTTTCAGGGCAGGGCCCTCCTGTTGCTCCTTCCAGGCCTACAGAGGCGAACAGGCTGAGGGCACCCACCTGTTGCCCTTTTAGCACCCTTTGGTTTCTATGAGATACAGGTGCAGAGAGCAGCAATGGCCGGAGCTGAGCAGCCTCAGCCTCCATGCACCCAAGAGTTCGTCTTGTAGAGAAGCAAGACATTACTGCCCAGAGATCCCTGCAGTCGGTGGCAAGTTCAGCCTGCAGCACAGCTTCTAACCGGTGAGAACTTGGGGATAACCTAGATTCTCTGTTTTCCGTTCTGTAATGAGAGCTGTTGACAGGGACTGTTGGGAAAGATAGGTCACGAGAAGGTCTTGGCACAGGGAAGTCCTAATAGcgttccttctcctcttctgctctctgaaGCTCTCTTCCTCACCCGTGTTCGGttccctgtcccttcctccaCTCAGCCACCTGGTGCCCTGAGTAACAGTGTCctctcacagcagcaggagccagCTCCACAGCACACAGGATGCAGACAGGCTGAGTTTTGGAGATCCAAAGATTTAAGCGACAAAGCTAAAACAAAAGCCGCCCCTCAGCACGCACAGGGGCAGCCTGCATTTGCACACAGTGCATGGTCTGTGTCCTCTGCTCCTAAGGTCTCGTTGGAGGTGATGCCCGTATCTTTGCTTGTTTCTTATGTTCTGTCTCCAAAGGAGAAGTAGCCAAAGTCACTGAAGTTttatcctaaataaataaactaaaaacaaatgtgtttttcaCCGAGGAAGACAAAATACAGCCCATGGTGTTCAGCTTCCAGTCAGTAGACAAATCATGTGCAGGCATGGGTGGGGGTAGCATTTTCCACAGCTGGGTACTGGGTACTGAGCATCTGCAAGGACTAGTCATGGAACTGGAGGCAAAGGCATTGACACACAGCCTAACTTACTGTCTGAAATAACCCCCTAAATGGGCACTTTTTTTCAAAggtaggggaaactgaggctcagagaatgaACTGGGATCTGAGCTAGGCTTGTTTGACTTCATAGCTAGTGCTTATGGACCAGGTGAGGGGGATACCCCAGGTACTGAGGGGTAGGAACTGTCCAGATctcaagttttctttaaaaaaaaaaaagttaaatgccACAGTcagattgtgtatgtgtgggaggtATGTGCtggttttttgggggaggggtgggggcagtgtGGTCACCAACCCAACTTCCACATACTGTCTTGAGCAGAGCTGAGAGTCCCTTCCTGAAGTCAGACACCATATGGAAAGGcatttctgccatgtgggtctctTTGTATTGGTGTCCACAAAGACAGTAGAGGCAGGTACTGGTGTCCTGTTCTTCATAGACACCCAGGGAGCAGCAAGCCTTGACAAGCAAGAGATTGGTGTTGAATGTTCAGTTTTAAATGGCTGTAGATGTGGCAAGGGCAAGAACCCAGAAATGAGTCACACGTGTCATTACTGAAATGGAAAACTGTCCTCcacagggaggggagagggacaaagaggaactggCTAGCCACCTCCAGGACAAAGCTGTAGGAAATGAGTCGAAATTACAGCCAGCACAGAtgcaggtggagggagggagggacagccGTAGAGGCTGCCTTTCAAGCGGGCCATCAGCCCCGACATCTGTCCCTGGATAAATAATTTGAGGTCCTTGAGCAGAGCTTATTTTGCCTTATTGTGGCTGAGTCTTCCAGAGAAATCTGTTTTCTAACCGAAGGCTGCTAAATCAGGGCTGGCTGTGGATGGAGCCACTTGAAacagataaaaacaacaacagaatgaTTGAATGGCAGGGAAGAGGTGCGGTGGGTTCAGGCTGCTCTAaagggtgtggggaggggatggTGCATGAAATGACCTGAAGTCTCTCTCCTTTGGGGTCACAAGGAATGCTGGATGGTGATGGCTGTCCTGTCCCACCCTTTATCAGGTCCCCCAAAGCCAGGACCCTCCTGAAAACTTGGAGTCAGAGGCAGTGGCAAGGCCTGTCGGGAACTCAGGGTTCTCACTCTTGaacatcctcctcatcctctaaATAGTTAAAGCTCTTTTACAAGTTTGTAACTTGGGCAGAGGAACAGCAACACTCCCTCTCCTTTGTCCATCCAAATGCCATGGTGTTGATTAACCCTCCTGAGTACTTCTGCTTCCCCCTGCAGCTGGGGTCaggctccctcccccaccccctttctccaGCAGCTGGGGTCAGGCTTGGACACTCCAACCTGGCTCCCTGGTTCCCCCCAGGCAACAGCTAGAATGATAAAACTCCCCAGGGCCCAAGGCTTTATTACAAACTCTTCCAAACACAAGGGAGGTTGAGAGGACTGCACAATGAGGACTCATCTACCACTTTGACTTTACACATTCCATTTTCCTTGGGGGCAGTGGTATTTTTGAGCCAACCATGCATCTTGTTCTTGAGGGGTCGGTCCCATGAGCATCTCAAAGCAGGAAATCGGTGTATTTCTGAGTAATTCAAGCACATCCCTAGTCAGAGTCCAATATCTCtcacaattttttcttttatctagaatgatactttaaaaatgtaaagatggTTGCCATTCTCTCATATTTAAAATCTTTGCATGCATTAAGATAAGTCTCCTTGGTACATGAGCCCTTTTCAATCTGGTCCCAATTTTCTTTTCGATTCTAATCCATGGtcgtttttcttttaaaaagtttttaaatttattattgtgtttgtgtgtgatgtggAGGAGTGTGGcatatgtggatgtgtgtttaggtcagaggacagatttgtaaggttggttctctccttccacctctccTTGGGTttcaaggattgaactcagttgTCAGGCTTTATGGCAAGCACTTGTGCCCTCCCAGCCATCCTGCCAGTCCACCGTCCTTTTCTTTGCCCTCATTCCAGAGTGTTTGATTTTCTAAATCTGTAATTGCCCACTGTGGAAAGGTGGCTCCTTGTCAAGGCTCACTCTCTCACAGCCCACTCAACCTCAGTGTCTGCAGACCCCTTCTTAGTTCTGGCTCCCAGAAGGGACAGCttgccctccccatccccaccctgccaGCCAGGAAGCTCCAGGGTCTCTGTGGATGGGGGAGATGCTCTCTTGGGTCTGCTGTCTCCTTCTGTAGCTCTGTTCTCACAGCTGCCGTCTGCCACCATGAATACCGACCACagcctccccacctctcttctgGACACAGCCTGGAAGACAAGCCTGACCTGGAATGGACTGTCCATAACAATGCTTCtttagaaaaacagcagcaacaccGATTCAGACAGTTCCCTAGTTTAATGTCCTACCCgccacctcctcctctctccctccatccctctcccttcttcatAGTCTGAGCCACCCTCTCAGCCAGCCTCTCCCCTCAGTTTAAAGTGATATCTCCTGTCTTCCCCCCATTTTCCCctctttttcatttaattcaaACTTCGAGACAACttatttcctcaatttttttGAAGTGCTAAGGATTCACTGAGAGCCTTTCtcgtgttctgccactgagctgtgcccAGGCTCCTTTGTCTGTTCTCCAGCTTTTCATTCTGTCTCCTTCCCagcctcccatttcctctcttgTATTTTTCTCCCTCACCCCCACGCTCTCGTTCTCCGATGATGCCTGAGATTTCTGGCTGTTTAATACTGACCCTCTCACCACCACTTGACAACAGCTACTTTTTAGGTCTAATCACAAAGCGGAAATGAGTGTGAAGCCTACCAGGTACTGAAGAGCATCCGAGTGGAGGGATGCCAGATAGAAAATATCAAGTTCTAGTGGAAAGATGAGCTGAAAATTAGACACACGAGCTGCCTCTTTGCTGCATTCACACCCGGCCATGCTGGTTCTCCACATTTGTCATGACAACAGGGTTCAGATGGTGTCTGCGGTGTGTAGTCTGTCCCAGCATCCCACCCGGGACTATCTTTGACCCCACACTCCTCATCTGTCCCTGGATTATCTTCCTCTCCTAGCCACACTTCTAAAGCCGCGTTTGTTTGCCCTGGCCCCTCTAGACATGGCCTCCCAGATTCTTCCTACCATCTCATGTGACCCACTCTTGTCAAATTTGCCAGCCACCTCCACTTGTTAGAGCTAATGGGCAAGGCCTGAGAGAGCTCCTTTGACTGCTCTTGGTGGCTTTTGACTAAGGTAATACCCCTGCCTCATCTTTGATTCACAGGGCTCTATATTCTTCTATCCACATCTCAGCATTTTTGTTCCTTTAGAAGCTCCATTTTCTCCCATGAACCTGTTCCTGACTGCCCCAgggcctcttcctttctctctggacCATCTGACCTCCAGCTTGACTTCTTTGATTTTCTGTGTACGGCTACCTAAGCCACACTCTCCATTCCTGGCCCATAGTATTTCATGTTCCAAGAACTCCAGTAACATTCCACTCCTCTCCCAGCTCCTCACACCCAGCTGCTTTCATCTTCCCACTCCATCTTCTTCTAGTGCTAATGGGACTCCTTCCTCTAGTCCCCTGGGCCAGGAGCCTATAGATATTATGGACTCCTCTTCTCCCACTATATGTTAGTGTTTTAATGTA from Onychomys torridus chromosome 7, mOncTor1.1, whole genome shotgun sequence encodes:
- the Izumo1r gene encoding sperm-egg fusion protein Juno, which produces MAQWWQILLGLWTVMPTLAGDKPVNICMNDKHHKREPGPEDKLFLECMPWRDSACCTLATSWEAHLEESLLFNFSMTHCGLLTPVCHKHFIQAICFHECSPNLGPWIQPPASLGYLVVPDRQEERVWGVPLCREECEEWWKDCHSSYTCKSNWHSGWDWSQGKNRCPVQAPCHPFPHYFPTPADLCEKIWSNTFKASPERRTSGRCLQKWFEPTQGNPNMEVALHFASSASAQELSYILSAFSLYLLLHS